A DNA window from Candidatus Paceibacterota bacterium contains the following coding sequences:
- the smpB gene encoding SsrA-binding protein SmpB, producing MVTFIDYKKAHFNYEILEKIEAGIELSGFEVKSVKKNQGSLEGAYVIVRGGEAYVMNLFIPPYQENNTPKGYEPRRNRRLILTKKEITHLADVELGRGLTIVPISVYNKGNLIKVSVAVVRGKKKFDKRETIKKRETDRTVRRDFRDR from the coding sequence ATGGTTACTTTTATTGATTACAAAAAGGCTCATTTTAATTATGAAATCCTTGAAAAAATTGAGGCTGGTATTGAGTTGTCTGGTTTTGAAGTAAAATCAGTAAAGAAGAATCAGGGATCTTTGGAAGGGGCTTACGTCATCGTTCGTGGAGGTGAAGCTTATGTTATGAACCTTTTCATTCCACCGTATCAAGAGAATAATACCCCAAAAGGTTATGAACCTCGTAGAAATCGTCGTCTTATTTTGACCAAAAAAGAAATTACTCATTTGGCAGATGTGGAACTTGGTCGTGGATTGACAATTGTGCCTATTTCGGTATATAATAAAGGCAACCTCATCAAAGTCTCAGTCGCTGTCGTCCGTGGTAAAAAGAAATTTGATAAACGCGAAACGATAAAAAAGCGCGAGACTGATAGGACGGTGAGAAGAGATTTTAGAGATCGTTGA
- a CDS encoding phospholipase D-like domain-containing protein produces MSEQNDWKLYSENGDAWHAMLADCAKAKETIVLEQFIFFKDEYGQRLIDICKDRARNGVKVRFLWDAAGSFTLWGSNTAEELKESGIELLFWKTLIPGYFRVPNFRSWYFRNHRRTLVIDGKVGYTGSICVNDAFKNWRDTNVRLEGPVVMEMKNAFEQMWLRALKLKKLRHTRHPYNAEFKYLTNYPAPGRRHVYTELIKAMREANDHIYITTPYFVPTHRLYRTIKAASRRGVDVRLIVPEKSDHYAIDLGARAFFKTLLQSGVRIFLYQGNMIHSKSITIDNTWSTVGSMNLDSASLLYNFEANIVTTNDKFSKELKEHFMKDIKESKEVNLKEWQNRFFLEKIPEMLIHLVRKFL; encoded by the coding sequence ATGTCCGAACAAAATGATTGGAAATTATACTCAGAAAATGGAGATGCTTGGCATGCCATGTTAGCAGACTGTGCCAAAGCAAAAGAAACTATCGTCTTAGAACAATTCATCTTCTTCAAAGATGAATACGGCCAAAGACTCATAGACATCTGCAAGGACCGAGCTAGAAACGGAGTCAAAGTACGATTTCTTTGGGATGCAGCTGGAAGCTTCACATTGTGGGGCTCGAACACGGCTGAAGAATTAAAAGAAAGTGGCATAGAACTTTTATTCTGGAAAACTCTCATTCCAGGATATTTTCGTGTACCAAATTTTCGTTCTTGGTATTTCCGTAACCACAGGAGGACTTTGGTCATAGACGGTAAAGTTGGTTACACCGGCAGTATTTGTGTCAACGATGCTTTCAAAAATTGGCGTGATACGAATGTACGATTAGAAGGTCCCGTTGTAATGGAAATGAAAAATGCTTTTGAACAAATGTGGCTACGGGCACTCAAATTAAAAAAGTTACGACATACAAGACACCCTTATAATGCTGAATTCAAATATCTGACCAATTATCCAGCCCCAGGACGTAGACATGTTTACACCGAACTTATAAAAGCTATGCGCGAAGCAAATGATCATATCTACATAACCACTCCATATTTCGTACCAACACATAGGCTTTATCGCACCATCAAAGCTGCTTCCAGACGTGGAGTTGACGTGCGATTGATTGTTCCAGAAAAATCTGACCATTACGCCATAGATCTCGGGGCACGAGCATTTTTCAAAACGTTACTACAATCTGGAGTCCGTATATTCCTATACCAAGGTAATATGATCCATAGCAAATCAATCACAATAGACAATACATGGTCTACTGTCGGCTCAATGAACTTAGACAGTGCTAGTTTGTTATACAATTTTGAAGCCAATATAGTTACAACCAATGACAAATTCTCTAAAGAACTAAAGGAACATTTTATGAAAGATATAAAAGAATCAAAAGAAGTAAATCTCAAAGAATGGCAAAATCGTTTCTTCCTAGAAAAAATACCCGAGATGCTCATTCATTTGGTTAGAAAATTCCTATAA
- the infC gene encoding translation initiation factor IF-3: MAIRVKINHQIKAPQLRVVTAEGDNLGVIPLSQAIAEAEKRGLDLIEISPTAVPPVAKIMDYGKYSYEEKKKTKVAKEKTQVSELKIVQVKIGTGDHDLELKAKKVSEWLAEGNRVKVDLFLIGRSKYMDIKFLKERLERIMKLVTVEYKVTQDVTKGPKGLSIVIEKK, translated from the coding sequence TTGGCAATAAGAGTCAAAATCAACCATCAAATCAAGGCGCCTCAATTGCGCGTCGTTACTGCCGAAGGAGATAATCTCGGCGTAATTCCGTTATCTCAGGCTATAGCAGAAGCAGAGAAACGTGGATTGGACTTGATAGAGATCTCCCCTACCGCTGTTCCCCCGGTAGCCAAGATAATGGATTATGGAAAGTATAGCTACGAAGAAAAGAAAAAGACCAAAGTAGCCAAAGAGAAGACTCAGGTAAGCGAGCTCAAGATTGTCCAAGTAAAGATCGGCACAGGCGATCATGATCTAGAACTCAAAGCCAAGAAAGTATCTGAATGGCTAGCTGAGGGTAACCGTGTCAAAGTTGATCTTTTCCTTATCGGTCGCTCGAAATATATGGATATCAAATTCCTAAAAGAACGTCTCGAGCGTATTATGAAATTGGTCACCGTCGAATACAAAGTTACTCAGGATGTAACGAAAGGACCAAAAGGATTGTCGATAGTCATAGAGAAAAAATAA
- a CDS encoding 50S ribosomal protein L35 — translation MIKTNKSYAKRFKVTRNDKVISRKPGQNHFNAKERTSTSMGKRRTTEVHMSNKSKSRFLVNL, via the coding sequence ATGATAAAAACAAACAAATCATACGCAAAGAGATTCAAGGTCACACGTAATGACAAAGTCATTTCACGCAAGCCTGGTCAAAACCATTTTAATGCCAAAGAACGTACCAGTACAAGTATGGGCAAGCGTCGTACAACTGAAGTTCATATGAGCAACAAGTCCAAGAGTCGTTTCTTGGTGAACCTTTAA
- the rplT gene encoding 50S ribosomal protein L20, with protein MTRVKKGVNALKNRRSVLKAAKGFRFRRSNTERAANDALSHAGVYAFAHRRDKKGDFRRLWNVKINASLRPLGFSYSKFIGAAKKKNIALDRKILATLAEFQPETFKRVVESVK; from the coding sequence ATGACAAGAGTAAAAAAAGGAGTAAATGCACTGAAAAATCGCCGTAGTGTCCTCAAAGCTGCCAAAGGCTTCCGTTTCCGCCGTTCCAATACCGAGCGAGCTGCAAATGACGCTTTGAGTCATGCTGGAGTCTACGCTTTCGCTCATCGCCGTGACAAGAAAGGTGACTTCCGCCGTCTCTGGAATGTGAAGATCAACGCTTCCCTACGCCCACTCGGTTTCTCTTATTCCAAATTCATTGGTGCTGCCAAGAAGAAAAATATTGCCCTAGATCGCAAGATTTTGGCAACTCTAGCAGAATTCCAACCTGAGACTTTCAAGAGAGTTGTTGAGTCAGTTAAATAA
- a CDS encoding MBL fold metallo-hydrolase, giving the protein MNNPKITFCSGVGTVTGANFLLETIGGTKILIDCGLVQGEKVATDENRKPFGYDIGSIKALFITHAHLDHVGRIPKLVKEGYSGPIYSTPQTKALAEIILNDAVGILTNEAKQEGLEPLYNNDDVQAVFPLWKTINYHEVFKLTEDVEIFLKDAGHILGSSMVGVTTPRGDGNKMKILFTGDLGNSPAPLLRDTEAVGSVDYIIMESVYGDRNHESREGRSNKFCQVVKDSIARGGTLVIPTFSVDRTQILLFELNNMIEQKKIPSIPVFVDSPMAINATSVYSENTDLFNDKVRGQIGNGDNIFKFPHLEYTMLSNESRDIENTKGPKIILAGSGMSIGGRVISHERKYLPDSNSTILFVGYQSAGSLGRELADGNKKVKIYRDTIKVKAHIETLYGYSAHKDGDHLLEFVTTAESGLKEVFVVMGEPRSSMHLAQRINDEVGVKAVVPEVGSTVLLG; this is encoded by the coding sequence ATGAATAATCCCAAAATAACTTTTTGTAGTGGAGTAGGGACAGTTACTGGTGCTAACTTTTTATTGGAAACAATCGGTGGTACGAAGATTCTCATTGATTGTGGATTGGTACAAGGAGAGAAGGTGGCTACTGATGAAAACCGTAAACCATTTGGTTATGACATTGGCTCTATTAAAGCCCTCTTCATCACACATGCTCACCTAGATCATGTTGGCCGTATTCCGAAACTGGTCAAAGAAGGTTATAGCGGACCGATATATTCCACGCCACAGACGAAAGCACTTGCGGAGATTATATTAAATGATGCTGTGGGAATTTTGACCAACGAAGCCAAACAAGAGGGCTTGGAACCACTCTATAACAATGACGATGTTCAGGCAGTTTTTCCACTTTGGAAAACAATAAATTATCATGAAGTATTCAAACTGACTGAAGATGTAGAAATCTTTTTGAAAGATGCAGGACATATCTTGGGTTCTTCCATGGTAGGAGTTACAACTCCAAGAGGAGATGGTAATAAGATGAAGATATTATTTACCGGAGATCTAGGCAATTCTCCAGCACCTTTGCTCAGAGATACAGAAGCGGTCGGCAGTGTTGATTATATAATCATGGAAAGTGTTTACGGTGATCGCAATCACGAAAGCAGAGAGGGAAGGTCCAACAAATTCTGTCAGGTTGTAAAAGATTCTATTGCTCGTGGCGGTACTTTGGTCATACCGACTTTTTCTGTTGACCGTACGCAGATACTGCTTTTTGAATTGAACAATATGATAGAACAAAAAAAGATTCCTAGTATTCCAGTTTTTGTGGATTCACCTATGGCTATCAATGCCACTTCAGTGTATTCAGAAAATACTGATCTTTTCAATGATAAGGTTCGTGGACAAATAGGTAATGGTGATAATATTTTCAAATTTCCACATTTAGAATATACAATGCTCTCAAATGAATCTCGGGATATAGAAAATACAAAAGGCCCAAAGATTATTCTTGCAGGTTCAGGAATGTCCATCGGTGGACGCGTGATCAGTCATGAAAGAAAATATTTGCCAGATTCCAACAGTACAATTTTGTTTGTTGGTTATCAGTCTGCGGGTTCTCTGGGTCGTGAATTGGCTGATGGTAATAAGAAGGTGAAGATTTATAGAGATACTATCAAAGTGAAGGCGCATATAGAGACGCTTTATGGCTATTCTGCACATAAGGACGGAGATCATCTATTAGAATTCGTCACAACTGCTGAAAGTGGTTTGAAGGAAGTCTTTGTTGTTATGGGTGAACCTAGGTCTTCTATGCATTTGGCGCAAAGAATCAATGATGAAGTCGGGGTGAAGGCAGTGGTACCAGAGGTGGGGAGTACGGTTTTGTTGGGATGA
- a CDS encoding nucleoside-diphosphate kinase, with the protein MTPHPKVERTLVIIKPDGIQRTLIGEIIKRYERIGLKMVGIKMMIPTAELIEKHYTLDPEWRLKTGLKTIKGYTDKGLIPPHNDPLKITSIILKNLVNYMTKGPIIAMVWQGAHAVEVVRKITGGTEPVMSAVGTIRGDFVLDSYRMSDSDGRSVRNLVHASGSVKEADDEIAHWFKKEELFDYRLLAEQMLYDVDLDGILE; encoded by the coding sequence ATGACTCCTCACCCAAAGGTTGAACGTACTCTAGTTATCATCAAACCAGACGGGATTCAACGGACTCTTATTGGAGAGATTATCAAGAGATATGAAAGAATAGGTCTCAAGATGGTTGGAATAAAGATGATGATTCCAACTGCAGAACTTATAGAAAAACATTACACCCTTGATCCAGAGTGGCGTTTGAAGACTGGACTAAAAACTATAAAAGGTTATACGGATAAAGGTTTGATACCACCACACAATGATCCGTTGAAGATTACTTCTATTATTTTGAAGAATTTGGTCAACTATATGACCAAGGGTCCTATCATCGCTATGGTTTGGCAGGGTGCACATGCTGTAGAAGTTGTCAGGAAAATCACCGGAGGAACGGAGCCAGTCATGTCTGCTGTTGGTACTATTCGTGGAGATTTTGTTTTGGATTCATACAGGATGAGTGATTCTGATGGCCGTTCTGTACGCAATCTTGTTCACGCTTCTGGTTCGGTCAAAGAGGCGGATGATGAGATAGCACATTGGTTCAAGAAGGAAGAATTGTTTGATTATCGTCTGCTTGCAGAACAAATGCTTTATGATGTGGATTTGGATGGAATCTTGGAGTAA
- the map gene encoding type I methionyl aminopeptidase — MVTIKTKEEINILREGGKRHAFILRELAGMVKPGVTSLELENRARELIAEGGDEASFLNYKPFGAKRPYPAALCVSVNDEVVHGIPNEGDKVLKEGDIVTLDLGLTHKGLVTDSAVTVPVGKISPELTQLLEVTKKALYAGIRVAKGGNKTGDIGEAVSRMAIPFKYGVVEELSGHGVGYSVHEDPYVPNYGTAGEGDILTPGMVIAIEPMFNLGTRRVKLGDDGYTYKTADGNPSAHFEHTVVITKSGAEILTQ, encoded by the coding sequence ATGGTGACGATAAAAACAAAGGAGGAGATCAACATTCTTCGTGAAGGGGGCAAAAGACATGCTTTTATTTTGCGTGAATTGGCAGGAATGGTAAAACCTGGTGTTACTTCTTTGGAATTGGAAAATCGGGCCAGAGAGCTTATTGCCGAAGGTGGTGATGAAGCTTCTTTTTTGAATTACAAACCTTTTGGTGCCAAGCGACCATATCCAGCAGCCCTATGTGTTTCTGTGAATGACGAGGTTGTTCATGGTATTCCCAATGAAGGAGATAAGGTACTCAAAGAAGGTGATATTGTCACTCTTGATCTCGGTCTTACTCACAAAGGCTTGGTGACCGACTCGGCTGTTACTGTCCCTGTTGGTAAGATTTCTCCAGAGCTCACTCAGTTATTGGAAGTTACAAAAAAAGCTCTTTATGCTGGTATCAGGGTTGCAAAAGGGGGGAACAAAACTGGTGATATTGGTGAGGCTGTTTCTAGGATGGCGATTCCATTCAAATATGGTGTTGTTGAAGAATTATCAGGACATGGTGTCGGATATTCTGTACATGAAGATCCTTATGTTCCAAACTACGGAACGGCTGGAGAAGGGGATATTCTTACCCCAGGGATGGTTATAGCTATTGAACCAATGTTCAATCTTGGTACAAGACGCGTCAAACTTGGTGATGATGGGTATACGTATAAGACTGCCGATGGTAATCCCTCGGCTCATTTTGAGCATACCGTTGTCATTACAAAAAGTGGAGCGGAGATTTTGACACAGTAA
- a CDS encoding nucleoside monophosphate kinase: protein MKLQSFIFIGRSGCGKGTQIKLLMDALKKKDPEHDILYIYTGQEFRKFIKGESATQKVSKVLYETGGLMPEFLTVHMWATPLIENYKGNQHLIFDGTPRKFHEAGVLNSIFNFYGLEKPWVVHLEISPEEAMKRLSLRQRLDDKEEDVTKRLAWYKTDVEPTIEYYKGNPNYNFLQIDGQRTPEAIHEDIVKIVGLV, encoded by the coding sequence ATGAAATTACAATCATTTATATTTATCGGTCGTTCTGGCTGTGGTAAGGGAACTCAGATCAAGTTGCTCATGGACGCTTTGAAAAAGAAAGATCCAGAGCATGACATTTTATATATCTATACAGGTCAAGAATTTCGCAAATTTATAAAAGGAGAAAGTGCCACACAAAAAGTCTCAAAAGTTTTATATGAAACTGGTGGTTTGATGCCAGAATTTCTCACAGTTCATATGTGGGCTACTCCATTGATTGAGAATTATAAAGGCAATCAACATCTTATTTTTGATGGTACACCTAGAAAATTCCATGAAGCTGGAGTTTTGAATTCAATTTTTAATTTTTACGGACTTGAAAAACCTTGGGTCGTTCATTTGGAAATCTCTCCAGAAGAAGCTATGAAGAGGTTGTCGCTTAGGCAGAGATTGGATGATAAAGAAGAAGATGTAACAAAGAGACTTGCTTGGTATAAGACGGATGTAGAGCCAACTATTGAATATTACAAAGGTAATCCCAACTACAATTTTCTCCAGATTGATGGTCAAAGGACTCCTGAAGCTATCCATGAGGACATTGTGAAAATAGTAGGTTTGGTGTAG
- the secY gene encoding preprotein translocase subunit SecY: MQKFWEKVTIAFKDPILRKRIGFTVMALVLFRVLASIPIPGIDAENLAKLLSSSQLLGFLNIFSGGGLSNLSIVMLGVGPFITGSIIIQLLTMMFPKWKNMLHEDGEAGRAKLSQYSRLLGAPLAIIQAIGFIILLQSQNVLPQMDMFSFIVNVIVVTAGSMLLMWVGELISEFGIGNGVSLIIFAGIVSTLPITIVQNFQKLSTTGASDLPFYIVTLVIAIAAVAGVIYVTEAERSVPVTYAKQVRGNKVYGGSTTYLPLRLNQSGVIPIIFAMSILIFPSIILNVIGKWDTYPGVADMAKSLATFLSPGTLIYGILYFVMVVLFTYFYTAVTFDPKQISENLQRSGAFIPGVRPGEHTQNHIGNIVTRITLVGALFLGVVAILPLIIQAFSPDKGQGVAVGGTALLIVVSVVLDLLKKIDAQVAMREY; this comes from the coding sequence ATGCAAAAATTCTGGGAAAAAGTAACGATAGCATTCAAAGATCCAATTTTGAGAAAAAGGATTGGTTTTACGGTTATGGCATTGGTACTCTTTCGTGTATTAGCTTCTATTCCAATACCTGGTATTGACGCAGAAAATCTTGCAAAACTCCTTTCTTCTAGCCAGCTTCTAGGATTCCTAAATATCTTTTCAGGAGGAGGTCTTTCAAATCTTTCTATTGTAATGTTAGGAGTCGGTCCTTTCATCACTGGTTCCATCATTATTCAGCTTCTTACTATGATGTTCCCAAAGTGGAAGAATATGCTCCATGAGGATGGGGAAGCAGGAAGAGCTAAGCTTTCACAATACTCTCGTTTGTTAGGTGCACCTTTGGCAATCATACAAGCAATTGGCTTTATTATCCTTCTCCAATCTCAAAACGTTTTACCACAAATGGATATGTTTTCTTTTATTGTAAACGTTATAGTCGTTACAGCAGGTTCAATGTTGCTCATGTGGGTTGGTGAACTTATATCAGAATTTGGTATTGGAAACGGTGTTTCTTTGATTATTTTTGCCGGTATCGTTTCTACATTGCCAATAACAATAGTTCAAAATTTCCAAAAGCTTTCTACGACAGGAGCTTCTGATCTTCCTTTTTATATTGTTACACTAGTTATCGCTATCGCAGCCGTAGCTGGCGTTATATACGTTACAGAGGCTGAAAGGTCAGTGCCTGTCACTTATGCCAAGCAGGTTCGTGGTAACAAAGTTTACGGTGGTTCTACTACCTACCTTCCTTTGCGTCTCAATCAATCTGGTGTTATCCCAATCATCTTTGCTATGTCTATATTGATATTCCCATCAATCATATTGAATGTTATCGGTAAGTGGGATACTTATCCTGGAGTAGCGGATATGGCAAAATCACTTGCAACATTCCTTTCTCCTGGCACATTGATCTACGGCATACTTTACTTTGTCATGGTTGTTCTCTTTACTTATTTCTATACCGCCGTCACCTTTGATCCAAAACAAATTTCTGAAAACCTACAACGTTCTGGAGCTTTCATTCCTGGTGTAAGACCTGGTGAACACACTCAAAATCATATCGGTAATATTGTCACTCGTATTACTTTGGTCGGTGCACTCTTTCTAGGTGTTGTCGCTATCCTTCCTCTTATTATTCAAGCTTTCTCACCAGATAAAGGCCAAGGTGTTGCTGTTGGTGGTACTGCTCTCCTCATCGTTGTTTCTGTAGTTCTAGATCTATTGAAGAAGATTGATGCTCAGGTTGCAATGAGAGAATACTAG
- a CDS encoding uL15 family ribosomal protein — translation MQSNQLKRIHPNKKRMIVARGGKRGKTSGRGGKGQSARAGNKRRPEWRDIIKRVPKLRGRGKNSNKPFQERPIVVNLVALENVFSTNDAITPTILVEKGVIATLSGNIPAVKILGDGEITKALKISGCFISDSAKEKVIKAGGSFTPVPSKILIKTKTPAQIKKASEPKKAKAPKVEAKVEKTEKAPKKDKKDSKVESKKDTKKSEVSKS, via the coding sequence ATGCAATCAAACCAATTAAAAAGAATACACCCAAACAAGAAGCGCATGATCGTAGCGCGTGGGGGAAAGCGTGGTAAGACTTCAGGCCGTGGAGGCAAAGGTCAGTCCGCTCGTGCTGGTAACAAACGCCGTCCTGAATGGCGTGATATCATCAAGCGTGTTCCAAAGCTCCGTGGTCGTGGTAAGAATTCCAACAAACCTTTCCAAGAGAGACCAATAGTGGTCAACTTGGTAGCCCTTGAAAATGTATTTTCAACCAACGACGCTATCACCCCAACCATTTTGGTTGAAAAGGGAGTCATTGCTACTTTGTCAGGTAATATTCCCGCTGTAAAAATTCTCGGTGACGGTGAGATCACAAAAGCCTTGAAGATTTCTGGTTGTTTCATCTCTGATTCTGCAAAAGAAAAAGTTATCAAAGCAGGTGGTTCATTTACTCCAGTTCCTTCTAAGATATTGATTAAGACAAAAACTCCAGCTCAAATCAAAAAAGCTTCCGAACCAAAAAAAGCTAAAGCTCCAAAAGTAGAAGCAAAAGTTGAAAAGACTGAAAAAGCTCCAAAGAAAGATAAAAAAGATTCAAAAGTTGAAAGTAAAAAAGATACCAAGAAGTCAGAAGTATCAAAATCTTAA
- a CDS encoding 30S ribosomal protein S5 produces MPAKEIKLNNEVPTDVKIPATGVDVTAVLPVVAEGNKFTPGRKMRGDPARRGGHGGQGAGQQGGRSGGRPSRGEPRERVKPEFDSKIIDIRRVTRVAAGGRRYTFSVAVVAGDHKGRVGVGLGKGGDTALSVEKATREAKKNLIKVTLSPQMTIPHAVEGKYASAMIKIFPARGSGVVAGSSARAVIELAGIKDVCAKFISGSKNRLNNAKATIEALKKLSKVSRATLHGRTEVKK; encoded by the coding sequence ATGCCAGCAAAAGAAATAAAACTAAATAACGAGGTTCCTACAGATGTAAAGATTCCTGCTACAGGAGTTGATGTTACAGCTGTTCTTCCAGTAGTAGCAGAAGGAAACAAATTTACACCTGGTCGCAAGATGCGTGGTGACCCAGCAAGACGCGGTGGTCATGGAGGTCAGGGTGCTGGTCAGCAAGGAGGACGCAGTGGTGGAAGACCAAGTCGTGGTGAACCTAGGGAACGTGTCAAACCAGAGTTTGATTCAAAGATCATTGATATTCGCCGTGTGACTCGTGTTGCAGCCGGAGGACGTCGTTATACATTCAGTGTTGCTGTTGTTGCCGGAGATCACAAGGGTCGTGTTGGTGTAGGTTTGGGTAAAGGTGGAGACACAGCTCTTTCAGTAGAGAAGGCTACTCGTGAAGCCAAGAAAAACCTCATCAAGGTCACACTTTCTCCTCAAATGACTATTCCTCATGCTGTAGAAGGCAAGTACGCTAGTGCCATGATCAAGATTTTCCCAGCTCGTGGAAGTGGTGTCGTTGCAGGAAGTTCCGCTCGTGCTGTCATTGAACTTGCGGGTATCAAAGATGTTTGTGCCAAGTTCATCTCCGGTAGTAAAAATAGACTCAACAATGCCAAGGCAACCATTGAAGCTTTGAAGAAGTTAAGTAAAGTTTCCCGAGCAACTTTGCACGGACGAACAGAAGTAAAAAAATAA
- the rplR gene encoding 50S ribosomal protein L18 gives MSILQKQDQIFARRKARIRAKIHGTAERPRLAVFKSHKYIYAQIINDDKGHTLVSCDTRISKAKKPVERAEEVGVEIAKKAKAAKITKVVFDRSGYLYTGKIKMVADAARKGGLEF, from the coding sequence ATGAGTATATTACAAAAACAAGATCAAATATTTGCACGCAGAAAGGCTCGTATCCGTGCCAAGATTCATGGCACAGCCGAAAGACCACGCTTGGCTGTTTTCAAGTCACACAAATATATCTACGCTCAGATCATCAATGATGATAAAGGTCACACTCTAGTTTCTTGCGATACTAGGATTTCAAAAGCCAAGAAACCAGTAGAGCGTGCTGAAGAGGTTGGTGTAGAGATTGCAAAGAAAGCCAAGGCCGCAAAGATAACCAAAGTAGTTTTTGATAGAAGTGGATATTTGTATACAGGAAAAATCAAAATGGTCGCTGATGCCGCAAGAAAGGGAGGTCTAGAATTTTAA
- the rplF gene encoding 50S ribosomal protein L6 → MSRIAKKPIVLPPKTEASFSGGIMTVKGPLGTLTKIFKPGINVAIDKEGITLTLGSNTLQNQALWGTYASHIKNMIAGVNKAYEKKLVVEGIGYKADIKGKDLVLALGFSHTITVAIPPDLKVISEKNTITVSGIDCEKVGQFAADIRSFKKPEPYLGKGVHYSDEVVRRKQGKKAA, encoded by the coding sequence ATGTCCAGAATTGCAAAAAAACCTATTGTATTACCACCAAAGACTGAAGCTAGTTTTTCAGGCGGTATTATGACTGTCAAAGGTCCTCTAGGAACATTGACCAAGATTTTCAAACCAGGTATCAATGTTGCTATTGATAAAGAAGGCATTACTTTGACTTTGGGTAGTAATACTCTCCAGAACCAAGCTCTCTGGGGAACATACGCTTCTCATATCAAAAACATGATTGCTGGAGTCAACAAAGCTTACGAAAAGAAACTTGTTGTAGAAGGTATCGGTTACAAAGCTGATATAAAAGGCAAAGATCTAGTTTTAGCATTAGGATTTTCTCATACTATTACAGTTGCTATTCCACCAGATCTCAAAGTTATATCAGAAAAAAATACCATTACAGTTTCCGGTATTGATTGTGAAAAAGTCGGTCAATTCGCTGCCGACATTCGTTCTTTCAAGAAACCTGAACCTTATCTAGGTAAAGGAGTTCATTATTCAGACGAAGTCGTAAGACGTAAGCAGGGTAAGAAGGCTGCATAA
- the rpsH gene encoding 30S ribosomal protein S8, protein MVTDPISDLIIRLKNGSDAKKPSVTVLYSKFAENVAHALKKAGYIGSIEKKGKIFTKELEIGLIYFQTGARINDVERISKPSRRIYMKSSDIRMYRSGFGNTFLTTPKGIMTDVEARKNKVGGEVLFKIW, encoded by the coding sequence ATGGTAACAGACCCTATTTCAGACCTCATAATCCGCCTCAAGAACGGCAGTGACGCCAAGAAGCCTTCGGTTACAGTTTTGTATTCCAAGTTTGCTGAAAATGTTGCCCATGCTTTGAAAAAGGCAGGTTACATTGGAAGTATTGAAAAGAAAGGTAAGATTTTTACAAAAGAACTAGAGATCGGTTTGATCTACTTCCAGACAGGGGCTCGCATCAACGATGTTGAACGCATTTCAAAACCTTCAAGACGCATTTATATGAAATCTAGTGATATTCGTATGTACAGAAGTGGTTTTGGAAATACTTTTCTTACTACTCCAAAAGGTATCATGACCGATGTAGAAGCAAGAAAGAACAAAGTCGGAGGCGAAGTCTTGTTCAAGATTTGGTAA
- a CDS encoding type Z 30S ribosomal protein S14, which produces MAKTSVIARSKKTPKFKSRVVRRCFRCGRKRSYMRDFDLCRICFREFANEGAIPGIKKSSW; this is translated from the coding sequence ATGGCAAAAACATCAGTTATAGCAAGATCAAAAAAGACACCCAAGTTCAAATCTAGGGTAGTTCGACGCTGTTTCCGTTGTGGTCGCAAGCGCAGTTATATGAGAGATTTTGACCTTTGCCGTATTTGTTTCCGTGAATTCGCCAACGAAGGTGCTATTCCAGGTATAAAAAAATCATCATGGTAA